A section of the Bryobacteraceae bacterium genome encodes:
- a CDS encoding D-aminopeptidase DppA — translation MLAPMVRLVCILIVAACAAAQPRRSIPLITDAEGVAGICRQEQTDPKDAELRALLTGEVNAAVDGFLEGGIEDVYVWDGHDGSATLSALTIHPRARLIIGGLGRTMTLERNYSAIGFLGQHAMAGARGAIMAHSYSSLGIQNLRINGRNVGEIETRAALAGAFGTPVIFLSGDRAAAEELKAIVPEAETIAVKDGLARHTCISMSAEMARRVIREAARRAVAKLGEVRPYRIPGPVVIEIEYTTRNSLRLDAAHALGGEVMDDRTVRFRGADFLDAWTRARLW, via the coding sequence ATGCTGGCGCCCATGGTGCGGCTTGTGTGCATTCTGATCGTGGCTGCCTGTGCTGCGGCGCAGCCGCGCCGCAGCATTCCGCTGATTACCGACGCCGAGGGGGTGGCCGGCATCTGCCGGCAGGAGCAGACCGACCCGAAAGATGCGGAGCTGCGGGCGCTGCTCACTGGCGAAGTGAACGCCGCCGTCGACGGCTTTCTGGAAGGCGGAATCGAGGACGTTTATGTCTGGGACGGGCACGACGGCAGCGCGACGCTCTCCGCGCTGACCATCCATCCGAGGGCGCGCCTGATCATCGGCGGGCTGGGTCGGACCATGACGCTCGAAAGGAACTACAGCGCCATCGGCTTCCTCGGCCAGCACGCCATGGCCGGCGCCCGCGGCGCCATCATGGCGCACAGCTACAGCTCGCTGGGCATCCAGAACCTGCGGATCAACGGAAGGAATGTGGGCGAGATCGAGACGCGCGCGGCGCTGGCCGGCGCGTTCGGCACGCCGGTGATCTTTCTCTCCGGAGACCGGGCGGCGGCGGAGGAACTGAAGGCGATCGTCCCGGAGGCGGAAACCATTGCGGTGAAAGACGGGCTGGCGCGCCACACGTGCATCAGCATGTCGGCGGAGATGGCGCGGCGGGTGATCCGCGAAGCGGCGCGGCGTGCCGTGGCGAAGCTCGGCGAGGTGCGGCCGTACCGTATCCCAGGGCCCGTCGTGATCGAGATCGAATACACGACGCGGAACTCACTGCGGCTGGACGCCGCGCACGCGCTCGGCGGGGAAGTGATGGACGACCGCACCGTCCGCTTCCGCGGCGCTGACTTCCTCGATGCCTGGACCCGCGCGCGCCTGTGGTGA
- a CDS encoding TIGR02710 family CRISPR-associated protein: protein MDQISCGSPSFLLVTTVGGSPAAIAAGILHVKPKRILFVCSPETKASVEQPSERGDPAILELVRQGGFEVPPGSYDIIEIPDAQDLEGLVQKARREIEPLIRKWVKHSEAHRVVVDFTGGTKCMSAGIVLASLDWPCHWQYVGGTERTKGGIGIVVSGREQIVNPRNPWDTLAWRHVLRAAALFDEGQTGGAVSVLDGALRQTEPGRLKRALSALLQFCRIYHEWDAFRHEDALRAARDFLASVDALSFFISTERVDDFHRRVCSDVRVLEELRSGADGNELLLADIFSNGLRRLHERRFDDAVARFYRCVEGLAQLALASHGIGSTAEVPVQSIPEPLRSEWRVQDGQETLALPLYRSFQLLHALGDDLGRRFFNSRLADSRKSPLQARNHSILAHGFHAVSEADAKGLLEDVRMLAGGRLDGRIPQFPRLGVLLVTL, encoded by the coding sequence ATGGATCAGATCTCCTGTGGCTCCCCCTCTTTCCTCCTCGTGACAACGGTGGGCGGCTCGCCTGCGGCCATTGCCGCCGGCATCCTGCACGTGAAGCCGAAAAGGATTCTCTTCGTGTGCAGTCCAGAGACAAAGGCCTCCGTGGAGCAACCCAGCGAACGGGGCGATCCGGCCATTCTCGAGCTGGTGCGGCAGGGCGGATTCGAGGTGCCGCCGGGATCCTATGACATCATCGAGATCCCCGATGCCCAGGACCTGGAGGGACTGGTGCAGAAGGCCCGGCGGGAAATAGAACCGCTGATCCGCAAGTGGGTAAAGCACTCCGAAGCTCACCGCGTGGTGGTCGACTTCACCGGCGGCACCAAGTGCATGTCGGCCGGCATCGTGCTTGCGAGCCTGGACTGGCCGTGCCACTGGCAGTACGTCGGAGGCACGGAGCGCACAAAGGGCGGGATCGGGATCGTCGTCAGTGGCAGAGAGCAGATCGTCAACCCTCGCAATCCATGGGACACGCTGGCCTGGCGCCACGTGCTGCGGGCGGCAGCGCTGTTTGATGAGGGCCAAACCGGCGGCGCCGTGTCGGTGCTGGACGGGGCGCTTCGCCAGACAGAGCCCGGGCGCCTGAAACGCGCACTCAGCGCGCTCCTCCAGTTCTGCCGCATCTATCACGAATGGGACGCATTCCGTCACGAGGACGCCCTGAGGGCGGCCAGGGACTTTCTTGCCAGTGTGGATGCCCTGTCGTTTTTCATTTCCACGGAACGCGTGGACGACTTCCACCGGCGCGTCTGCTCGGATGTGCGTGTTTTGGAGGAGCTCCGATCCGGCGCCGATGGCAATGAGCTTCTTCTCGCCGACATCTTTTCCAACGGCCTGCGCCGCCTCCATGAGCGCCGTTTTGACGATGCGGTGGCGCGTTTTTATCGTTGCGTTGAGGGCCTGGCGCAGCTGGCGCTGGCATCGCATGGCATCGGCTCCACTGCCGAAGTGCCGGTGCAGTCCATTCCGGAACCGTTGCGGTCCGAGTGGCGCGTCCAGGACGGGCAGGAGACGCTCGCACTCCCGCTGTACAGAAGCTTTCAGCTCCTTCACGCCCTGGGCGACGATCTCGGCCGCCGCTTCTTCAACTCCCGTCTGGCGGACAGCAGAAAAAGTCCGTTGCAGGCCCGCAATCACTCCATCCTCGCTCACGGCTTCCATGCCGTCAGCGAGGCAGATGCAAAGGGCCTTCTGGAGGACGTCCGCATGTTGGCCGGCGGCCGCCTGGACGGACGAATCCCCCAATTTCCACGTTTGGGCGTTCTGCTGGTCACGCTGTGA
- the tig gene encoding trigger factor — protein sequence MALIEGCKHSIEITIPAEAMAAEIEKVTEKVRSQARIQGFRPGKAPASIIRARYGSEIRQEALENLIPKYLEEACERENLRVVSRPTIKDLHFHEGEAVHFRAEFEVAPEIELKDVRGLKVAYAEPVVTKEEVEERLNQIRESRAEFVNIDPRPVQDGDHCLVSLETIAGVEGEPLRQDDINIEVGGRDTFEEFSNALRGAVPGDVREAEVAYPENYAVERLAGRTVRFRITLKQIRRKELPELNDEFARDLGDFQSIDEVREEIRKAIFREKDYEAQVKAKNDLVDQIVAMHDFPVPEAYIDDRIEHMLDGQLRSMQAQGVDISKIRIDWEKLKQNQYEQAKHDVKAALLLGRIAARENIHATEEEIDQEVQRIARQRREPVAAVRLKLEKEGGLQTIVNRIITDKTLKFLFDHAVKVPPETAGAAETSKEE from the coding sequence TTGGCCCTCATTGAAGGCTGCAAGCATTCCATTGAAATCACCATCCCCGCCGAAGCCATGGCGGCGGAAATCGAAAAAGTCACCGAAAAGGTCCGGTCCCAGGCCCGCATCCAGGGCTTCCGTCCCGGCAAGGCGCCGGCCAGCATCATCCGCGCCCGCTATGGCAGCGAGATCCGCCAGGAGGCGCTCGAAAATCTGATTCCGAAGTATCTCGAAGAGGCCTGCGAACGGGAAAATCTTCGCGTCGTCAGCCGGCCCACCATCAAGGACCTCCATTTCCACGAGGGCGAGGCCGTCCACTTCCGCGCCGAATTCGAAGTGGCGCCGGAGATCGAGCTCAAGGACGTGCGCGGCCTGAAAGTCGCCTACGCCGAGCCGGTCGTCACCAAGGAAGAAGTCGAAGAGCGGCTGAACCAGATCCGCGAGTCCCGGGCCGAATTCGTCAACATCGACCCGCGCCCGGTGCAAGACGGCGACCACTGCCTCGTCTCGCTGGAAACCATCGCGGGCGTCGAGGGCGAACCGCTCCGTCAGGACGACATCAATATCGAAGTCGGCGGCAGGGACACCTTCGAAGAATTCTCCAACGCGTTGCGCGGCGCCGTGCCCGGCGACGTCCGCGAGGCCGAGGTCGCCTATCCGGAAAACTATGCCGTGGAGCGCCTGGCCGGCCGCACCGTACGCTTCCGCATCACGCTGAAACAGATCCGCCGGAAAGAGCTGCCTGAACTCAACGATGAGTTCGCGCGCGACCTCGGCGACTTCCAGTCCATCGACGAGGTCCGCGAGGAGATCCGCAAAGCCATCTTCCGCGAGAAGGACTACGAAGCCCAGGTCAAGGCGAAAAACGATCTGGTGGACCAGATCGTCGCCATGCACGACTTCCCGGTCCCCGAGGCCTACATCGACGACCGCATCGAACACATGCTCGACGGCCAGCTCCGCTCCATGCAGGCCCAGGGCGTCGACATCAGCAAGATCCGCATCGACTGGGAGAAGCTGAAGCAGAACCAGTACGAGCAGGCGAAGCACGACGTCAAGGCCGCGCTGCTGCTCGGCAGGATCGCCGCCCGCGAAAACATCCACGCCACCGAAGAGGAAATCGACCAGGAGGTGCAGCGCATCGCGCGCCAGCGCCGCGAGCCTGTGGCCGCCGTCCGCCTCAAGCTGGAAAAGGAGGGCGGACTCCAGACGATCGTCAACCGCATCATCACCGACAAGACGCTCAAGTTCCTCTTCGATCACGCGGTGAAGGTGCCGCCGGAGACGGCCGGCGCAGCGGAAACTTCGAAGGAAGAATGA
- the queG gene encoding epoxyqueuosine reductase, producing the protein MAKGAGSTVPGGSRSRMVERIAVPDPARSREIFLAAARKAGFQLAGVARAAPIEDFPLYSQWLEDGLAGPLGYLTDHRANLRADPRHLLPSARSVLCVGLLYHTPGPARHSVSRYAWGAGDYHDVVRALLQSVADEMTERLGPFDYRVCVDTAPVLERSLARQAGLGWIGRNTCLINQPLGSWFFLGEVLTSLEIPPDAPPPDRCGTCRRCIDACPTQALVAGPDGRSRLDARRCISTWTIEQRGPLEPAERTACGTLLFGCDICQEVCPWNRRAPFTARPEFQPLHPDPDLAELAFLSPEEFRTRFRRTPIWRTRYAGLLRNAATAMGNSGDRSYLAALRHLAAFPDDAVREHALWAIRRLEAAA; encoded by the coding sequence ATGGCGAAAGGGGCGGGCTCAACGGTTCCAGGCGGCTCGCGTAGTAGGATGGTCGAGAGGATAGCCGTGCCGGATCCGGCCCGCTCCAGGGAGATCTTCCTCGCTGCCGCCCGCAAGGCCGGTTTCCAGTTGGCCGGCGTCGCACGGGCCGCCCCAATCGAGGATTTTCCCCTTTATTCCCAGTGGCTTGAAGACGGGCTGGCGGGCCCGCTCGGCTACCTGACAGACCACCGGGCCAACCTCCGCGCCGACCCGCGCCACCTGCTGCCTTCAGCCCGCTCGGTGCTCTGCGTCGGGCTTCTCTATCACACGCCCGGCCCGGCTCGCCATTCCGTCTCCCGTTACGCCTGGGGCGCCGGCGACTACCATGACGTGGTCCGGGCCCTGCTCCAGAGCGTCGCAGACGAAATGACGGAGCGCCTCGGGCCTTTCGACTACCGCGTGTGCGTGGACACGGCGCCGGTTCTGGAACGATCCCTGGCGCGCCAGGCCGGCCTGGGCTGGATCGGCCGCAACACCTGCCTCATCAACCAGCCCCTGGGCTCCTGGTTCTTCCTCGGAGAAGTTCTCACGTCGCTGGAGATCCCCCCGGACGCGCCGCCGCCTGACCGTTGCGGCACCTGTCGGCGCTGCATCGACGCCTGTCCCACCCAGGCGCTGGTTGCCGGGCCCGACGGCCGTTCCCGGCTCGACGCCCGGCGTTGCATCTCCACCTGGACCATTGAACAGCGCGGCCCGCTCGAGCCGGCCGAGCGCACTGCCTGCGGAACGCTTCTTTTCGGCTGCGACATCTGCCAGGAGGTCTGCCCCTGGAACCGCCGCGCGCCATTCACGGCGCGGCCCGAATTCCAGCCTCTCCACCCGGATCCTGACCTTGCCGAGCTGGCCTTCCTCAGCCCGGAAGAATTCCGGACCCGCTTCCGCCGCACTCCCATCTGGCGCACACGCTACGCCGGCTTGCTCCGTAACGCCGCCACCGCCATGGGCAACTCCGGCGACCGCTCGTATCTGGCGGCTCTCCGGCATCTGGCCGCCTTCCCTGACGACGCCGTGCGCGAGCACGCCCTTTGGGCCATCCGCCGCCTGGAGGCTGCGGCATGA
- a CDS encoding arabinose-5-phosphate isomerase, with protein MIDAALRLLACEARSIERASSRLGAEFERAVGLLADCAGKVVTTGMGKSGAAARKLAATLCATGVPAVFLHPAEAEHGDFGLVEPGDVAVLVSRSGATGELVRLARRLQEARVPRIGILGRLDTELARLCDVALDAGVEEEGDPYNLIPASSAIVATALGDALAVALMVARQFQPEQFSRLHPGGQLGRNLRLHVRDAMHSGDEVAWVRPETPLRDVVIAMTERPLGAACVLGGDGRLAGLITDGDLRRALERHDDIRALSAAEVMTRNPVTVSPEALLAEALVLMERRPRQLSVLPVVDAGGLALGLLRLHDIYQAR; from the coding sequence ATGATCGACGCCGCTCTTCGCCTTCTGGCTTGCGAAGCCCGCTCCATCGAGCGGGCTTCCTCGCGTCTGGGCGCGGAGTTTGAACGCGCCGTCGGGCTGCTGGCCGACTGCGCGGGCAAAGTCGTCACCACGGGCATGGGCAAGAGCGGCGCCGCCGCCCGCAAGCTCGCTGCCACGCTCTGTGCCACCGGCGTCCCGGCCGTGTTTCTCCACCCGGCCGAGGCCGAGCACGGCGACTTCGGCCTGGTCGAGCCCGGCGACGTGGCCGTCCTGGTCTCGCGCAGCGGCGCTACCGGCGAACTCGTCCGCCTGGCCCGCCGCCTTCAGGAAGCGCGCGTGCCGCGCATCGGCATCCTCGGCCGGCTGGACACGGAGCTGGCGCGTCTCTGCGACGTGGCGCTCGATGCGGGCGTCGAGGAAGAAGGCGACCCCTACAACCTCATCCCCGCCTCGAGCGCCATCGTCGCCACCGCGCTCGGCGACGCGCTCGCGGTGGCCCTGATGGTGGCGCGCCAGTTTCAACCGGAACAATTCAGCCGCCTCCATCCGGGCGGCCAGCTGGGCCGCAACCTGCGCCTTCATGTGCGCGATGCCATGCACTCAGGCGACGAAGTGGCCTGGGTCCGCCCGGAGACGCCCCTTCGCGACGTGGTCATCGCCATGACCGAGCGCCCGCTGGGCGCCGCCTGCGTGCTCGGCGGAGACGGGCGCCTGGCCGGGCTGATCACCGACGGCGACCTCCGCCGCGCCCTCGAACGTCACGACGACATCCGCGCCCTGAGCGCCGCCGAGGTCATGACGCGCAACCCGGTGACGGTCTCGCCCGAAGCGCTGCTGGCCGAAGCGCTCGTGCTGATGGAGCGCCGCCCGCGCCAGTTGAGCGTCCTGCCGGTGGTCGACGCCGGCGGCCTCGCGCTCGGCCTCCTGCGCCTCCACGACATCTATCAGGCGCGCTGA
- the metK gene encoding S-adenosylmethionine synthase — protein sequence MPDSRRHIFTSESVTEGHPDKIADQISDAVLDEIYKEDPNGRVACETLVTTGTVIVAGEITTTNLHFFKNLPDLVRSVVRDIGFTNSEYGFDYKSCAVINLIHGQSPHIAMGVDTGGAGDQGMMFGYACDETEELMPMPIMLAHRLVRRLSEARRNGEVAHLRPDGKSQVSVEYVNGRPVRVDAIVVSTQHDPHPTKPNTMPDGLREEVLEKIIKAVVPAEMLDANTKIHINPTGCFEVGGPHGDTGLTGRKIIVDTYGGMGRHGGGAFSGKDPTKVDRSACYMARYIAKNIVAAGLATRCEVQLAYAIGVADPVSVLVNTFGTGIIDEERLTELVRAHFPLTPRGIIEHLKLRRPIYRPTAAFGHFGRREETFTWEAVDKAAALREDARIASAAR from the coding sequence TTGCCTGACTCTCGACGTCACATTTTCACCTCGGAGTCCGTCACCGAGGGTCACCCCGACAAGATCGCCGACCAGATCAGCGACGCCGTTCTCGACGAGATCTATAAGGAAGATCCCAATGGCCGCGTCGCCTGCGAGACGCTGGTCACCACGGGCACGGTCATCGTCGCCGGCGAAATCACCACGACGAACCTGCACTTCTTCAAGAACCTGCCCGACCTCGTCCGCAGCGTGGTCAGAGACATCGGCTTCACCAACTCCGAGTACGGCTTCGACTACAAATCCTGTGCGGTCATCAACCTCATTCACGGCCAGTCCCCGCACATCGCCATGGGCGTGGACACCGGCGGCGCCGGCGATCAGGGCATGATGTTCGGCTACGCCTGCGATGAGACCGAAGAGCTGATGCCGATGCCCATCATGCTCGCCCACCGCCTGGTGCGCCGCCTGAGCGAGGCCCGCCGCAACGGCGAGGTCGCCCATCTGCGCCCGGACGGCAAGAGCCAGGTCAGCGTCGAATACGTCAACGGCAGGCCCGTGCGCGTGGATGCCATTGTCGTTTCCACCCAGCACGACCCGCACCCCACAAAACCCAACACGATGCCCGACGGGCTGCGGGAAGAAGTGCTCGAAAAGATCATCAAGGCCGTCGTCCCGGCCGAAATGCTCGACGCGAACACGAAGATCCACATCAACCCGACCGGCTGCTTCGAAGTCGGCGGGCCGCACGGCGACACCGGCCTCACCGGTCGCAAGATCATTGTCGACACCTACGGCGGCATGGGCCGCCACGGCGGCGGCGCCTTCTCCGGCAAGGATCCAACGAAGGTCGACCGTTCCGCCTGCTACATGGCCCGCTACATCGCCAAGAACATTGTCGCCGCCGGTCTCGCCACGCGCTGCGAAGTGCAGCTCGCCTACGCCATCGGCGTCGCCGACCCGGTGAGCGTGCTTGTCAATACCTTCGGCACCGGCATCATCGATGAGGAGCGGCTCACCGAACTCGTCCGCGCCCACTTCCCGCTCACCCCGCGCGGCATCATTGAACACCTGAAACTGCGCCGGCCCATCTACCGCCCCACGGCGGCGTTCGGCCACTTCGGGCGCAGGGAAGAAACGTTCACCTGGGAGGCGGTCGACAAGGCCGCCGCATTGCGGGAAGACGCACGCATTGCGTCCGCTGCCCGCTAG
- the gatB gene encoding aspartyl/glutamyl-tRNA(Asn/Gln) amidotransferase subunit B: MSTAAPLLATPEQLALYEPVIGLEVHVQLGTRTKIFCGCPNEFGAAPNTNVCPVCLGMPGALPVLNRAAVELGIRAALALHCEVRRRSVFARKNYFYPDLPKGYQISQYDQPLAEHGWIEIATPQGARRIGVRRLHLEDDAGKSTHDGYRDSDRYSYVDLNRTGAPLAEIVSEPDIRSAEEAYEYLTQLKLAMQFAGVSNCDMEKGNLRCDANVSVRRKGAAEFGTKVEIKNLNSFRFLRQAIEFEISRQVALLESGGTVIQETRLYNPELDETFAMRSKEEAHDYRYFPEPDLLPLVVSEGWLEEIRRTMPEMPADMRRRFVEQYGLREYDAQVLTASRELAGYFETVARACGDARAACNWVTGDLAALLKADGRTIETCPVAPEALAELIVQVQKGELTGKLAKEILPKMFETRASARAIMEREGLRAMSDTGELEKIVDGVIAANPKQVEQYRGGKTTVLQFFVGQVMKATRGQANPAAVAELLRQKLG, encoded by the coding sequence ATGAGCACTGCCGCGCCTCTGCTGGCGACGCCGGAACAGCTTGCGCTCTATGAGCCGGTGATCGGGCTGGAGGTTCACGTCCAGCTCGGCACTCGCACCAAGATCTTCTGCGGCTGCCCAAATGAGTTCGGCGCCGCGCCCAACACCAACGTCTGTCCCGTCTGTCTGGGCATGCCGGGCGCGCTGCCCGTGCTCAATCGCGCTGCCGTCGAGCTCGGCATCCGCGCCGCCCTGGCGCTGCATTGCGAGGTGCGCCGCCGTAGCGTCTTTGCGCGCAAGAATTACTTCTATCCGGACCTGCCCAAGGGCTACCAGATCTCGCAATATGACCAGCCGCTGGCCGAGCACGGCTGGATCGAGATTGCCACCCCTCAGGGCGCGCGCCGCATCGGCGTGCGCCGGCTGCACCTGGAAGACGACGCCGGCAAGAGCACGCACGATGGCTACCGCGACAGCGACCGCTATTCCTATGTGGACCTGAACCGTACTGGCGCGCCGCTGGCCGAGATTGTCAGCGAGCCGGACATCCGCAGCGCCGAGGAGGCCTACGAGTATCTGACCCAGCTCAAGCTGGCGATGCAGTTCGCCGGTGTCTCCAACTGCGACATGGAAAAGGGCAACCTGCGCTGCGACGCCAACGTCAGCGTGCGCCGCAAAGGCGCGGCGGAGTTCGGCACGAAGGTTGAAATCAAGAACCTGAATTCGTTCCGGTTCCTGCGGCAGGCGATCGAGTTTGAGATTTCGCGCCAGGTGGCGCTGCTTGAGTCCGGTGGCACGGTCATCCAGGAGACGCGGCTGTACAACCCCGAACTCGACGAAACCTTCGCCATGCGCAGCAAGGAAGAGGCGCACGATTACCGCTATTTCCCCGAGCCGGACCTGCTGCCGCTGGTGGTGAGCGAGGGGTGGCTGGAGGAGATCCGGCGCACCATGCCGGAAATGCCGGCCGACATGCGGCGCCGCTTTGTGGAGCAATACGGGCTGCGCGAATACGACGCGCAGGTGCTGACCGCATCGCGCGAACTGGCTGGCTATTTTGAGACGGTGGCGCGGGCCTGTGGCGACGCGCGAGCGGCCTGTAACTGGGTGACCGGCGACCTGGCCGCGCTGCTCAAGGCCGATGGACGGACGATCGAGACCTGTCCGGTGGCACCGGAAGCGCTGGCTGAGCTGATCGTCCAGGTGCAGAAGGGCGAGCTGACCGGCAAGCTCGCCAAGGAGATCCTGCCGAAGATGTTCGAGACGCGCGCAAGCGCCCGCGCCATCATGGAGCGCGAAGGGCTGCGGGCGATGTCGGACACGGGCGAGCTGGAAAAGATCGTCGATGGCGTGATTGCGGCCAACCCGAAGCAGGTGGAACAGTACCGGGGCGGAAAGACGACGGTGCTTCAGTTCTTCGTGGGGCAGGTGATGAAGGCGACCCGCGGCCAGGCCAATCCGGCGGCCGTGGCGGAGCTGCTGCGGCAGAAGCTGGGCTGA